CGAGCACAACTTGCCCGTGAATGGCTGGTCGATCGTCTACGTTTCAAGCGGTTTCTGGGTGAACTGATCAAGTAGTATTAACCACCTAACCACAAGGCGCTCCGCCCCGACGCAATTCGTCCGAGAGACCGACGACATTCAGCAACGCTGCGGTCTTGCGGTATTGCGGTGCTTCAGTCGTGATGCGAAATAACCTCCCAGCGTGGCCTGGCCATCGGGTCGGCGATGCGCTTAAACGCGATGAGGCAGAGGAGGATGACGCCGAGTGCGGTGGCCGCGGCGGGTCATGAACATGATGAGGATCTGGGTGCCGACCGCCCCAGGACGACGCTGGCAGCGTCGCTGCGTCGTCGCGGTAGCGCTGCTATACGCTCCTCCTGGCTCCTTGCCAGGCGCCGCCCTGGATGCGGTCGGGTTGGGGGGCGTGCGAAGGGGGCGCGGCGGTGCTTCAGTCGTGATGTGAGATGACCTCCCAGCGTGGCCTGGCCATCGGGTCGGCGATGCGCTTAAACGCGATGAGGCAGAGGAAGATGACGCCGAGTGCGGTGGCCGCGGCGGGTCATGAACATGATGAGGATCTGGGTGCCGACCGCCCCAGGACGACGCTGGCAGCGTCGCTGCGTCGTCGCGGTAGCGCTGCTACACGCTCCTCCTGGCTCCTTGCCAGGCGCCGCCCTGGATGCGGTCGGGTTGGGGGGCGTGCGAAGGGGTCGCTGCGGTGCTTCAGTCGTGATGTGAGATGACCTCCCAGCGGGGCCTGGCCATCGGGTGGGCGATGCGCTTAAACGCAATGAGGCAGAGGAGGATGACGCCCAGCGCGGTGGCCGCGGCGATCATGAACATGATCAAGATCTGGTAGGCGACGGCGTGGGTGGGGTCGGCGCCGGCGAGTATCTGGCCGGTCATCATGCCGGGGAGGGAGACGAGGCCGACGATCATCATGGCGTTGATGATGGGGATCATGCCGTTGCGTACGCCCTGGCGGATGTGGGGGAGGGAGGCTTCCCAGAGGGTGCTGCCCATGGCCAGGTGAGATTCGAGGGAGGGGCGCTCTTTGATGAGATCGCTGAGCATGCGGTCAAGCCCGAGGCTGATGCCGGTGAGGCCGTTTCCGAGGAGCATGCCTAAAAGCGGGATGACGTACTGGGGGGTGAACCAGGGGTCGACGCCGATGACGAGCTCGGTGGTGGCAAAGGTGGTCAGGGTGGTGGCGAGGGTCAGGGAGGCGAAGGCGGCGAGGTGGGCGCCGGGGAAGCGTCTGGAGGAGCGGGCGATGGCGGCGCGGGCCGCGGCGATGAGCATGACCAGCAGCATGGGCACGACGTAGAACCAGCGGTTGGCCTCAAAGACCCATTCGAGAACAAGGCCTAAGAGGGTGAGCTGGGCGGTGGTGCGCACTGCGGCGATGGCCAGGGTCTTTTGCAGGCCGAGTTTGAGGGCGACGCTGATGGCGGCCGGGATGAGCAGCAGGATGGCGGCCAGGGCCAGGTCGAGCGGGGTGAGTTCGACGTAGGTCATGGGCTGGAGGTGGTGTGGGGGGCGGGCTGCCAGCTGGCGATGTGAATGGTGCGGGAGGTCAGGCGGGCGCGCTGGTCTTTGTGGTGGGTGACGAGGAGGATGGCGCGGGTAGGGTGGTCGGCCAGAAGTTCGTGGAGGAGCTCCTCGACGCGCTCGGTGCTGCGGGAGTCGAGGGAGGCTGTGGGCTCGTCGAGCAGTAAGACCGGGGGTTGCAGGGTGAGGGCACGGATGAGGGCAAAGCGTTGCTGCTCGCCGGGGGAGAGGCGCTCGAAATGGCGAGTGAGCGGGATGTGGGAGAGGCCCAGGCGCTTGAGGAGGGTGTGTTGCTCGTCTTCGCTCAAGGGTTGGGTGTGCGGGGGGATGTGGCGGGAGGCGTAGTGGCGGGCCAGGCGGAGCTCGTCTGCGCAGGTCGTTGCCAGAGGTGCGGGGCGCTGGTGGAGGTAGACCACGCGGCGGCGAAAGGCATGCACGGTCTCGGGGCTTAAGGTGAGGTCGCCGCAGCGCACGTCGCCGCGGTCTGTGCCGAGCAGGGCGACCAGCGCGCGCAAGAGCGTACTCTTCCCCGAGCCGCTCTCACCATCCAGCGCGACCATCTCGCCGGGGAGAAGGTCAAAGCAGACATCCTGCCAGAGGGGGGAGGTGTGTTCGGGGGGCGTCCAGGTGAGGTTTGTGGCGCGGAGCAGCGGGGAGGTCATGGGAGGAGCACGTAGGTGAGGTGGCCCTCCGGGTTGACGAAGAGGGCGTGGGTGCGGCCCTGCGCGTCGATGGCGACCGAGGTGTTGGAGTTTTCGTGGGCCGGTGCGTTGAGGAGGGTCTGCCAGGTCGCCGTGCTGGGGGGCTGGTGGAG
The sequence above is drawn from the Lujinxingia vulgaris genome and encodes:
- a CDS encoding ABC transporter permease, whose amino-acid sequence is MTYVELTPLDLALAAILLLIPAAISVALKLGLQKTLAIAAVRTTAQLTLLGLVLEWVFEANRWFYVVPMLLVMLIAAARAAIARSSRRFPGAHLAAFASLTLATTLTTFATTELVIGVDPWFTPQYVIPLLGMLLGNGLTGISLGLDRMLSDLIKERPSLESHLAMGSTLWEASLPHIRQGVRNGMIPIINAMMIVGLVSLPGMMTGQILAGADPTHAVAYQILIMFMIAAATALGVILLCLIAFKRIAHPMARPRWEVISHHD
- a CDS encoding ABC transporter ATP-binding protein; amino-acid sequence: MTSPLLRATNLTWTPPEHTSPLWQDVCFDLLPGEMVALDGESGSGKSTLLRALVALLGTDRGDVRCGDLTLSPETVHAFRRRVVYLHQRPAPLATTCADELRLARHYASRHIPPHTQPLSEDEQHTLLKRLGLSHIPLTRHFERLSPGEQQRFALIRALTLQPPVLLLDEPTASLDSRSTERVEELLHELLADHPTRAILLVTHHKDQRARLTSRTIHIASWQPAPHTTSSP